The genomic DNA TGATATTCCGCAGTTAAGGCAGGAAGACCAGGCTCAAACATGCTACTTAATGTTTAAGAAGCAACTAAGCAAGCAGAAACAGAAAGCAACATATGAATCTCCTTCAATGTTCTCTGTAATATTTTCCTGCCATAAGagagaaattttaatttctggaTTTTTTGCATTGATCAAGGTCCTCACAGTGTCCACTGGTCCATTGTTTCTTAAAGCCTTCATTGAGATCGCAGATGGCAAAGAAGCTTTTAAATATGAGGGCTATGCACTGGCAGGAGGACTCTTTGTGGCAAAGTGTTTAGAGTCATTCTCTGAGAGGCAATGGTTCTTCCGAACCAGATTGATTGGTCTCCAGGTAAGATCCTCCTTGTCTGCAGCTATTTATCAAAAGCAACTGCAACTCTCAAATGCTGCTAAGGTTACTCATTCTCCTGGCCAGATAATGAATTATGTCACAGTAGATGCCTATAGAATAGGTGAATTCCCATACTGGTTCCATCAGATATGGTCAACAATCATTCAGCTATGTATTGCTTTATCTATTGTTTACTATGCTATGGGGCTGGCAACTGTTGGAGCTTTAATTGTAATCATACTGACTGTGATTGCAACTTCTCCATTAGCCAAATTGCAGCATAAATATCAGACCAAGCTTATGGTGGCACAAGATAAGAGGCTAAAGGCCATTACAGAAGCTCTTGCAAATATGAAGGTCTTGAAGTTGTATGCCTGGGAGAAACATTTTAAGAATGTCATAGAAGTGTTAAGGAAAGAAGAATCCAAGTGGATACTACCAGTTTTATCACAAAAGGGGCATTATGTGTCTTTATTTTGGTCATCTCAGATTTTAGTATCAACTGCCACCTTTTGGTCATGCTACTTCCTTGGAATTCCACTCTCTACTAGTAATGTATTCATGTTCCTATCAAGTCTACGCATTGTTCAGGAGCCTATTAGGATGATCCCTGATGTTGCAGGAGTGTTCATCGAAGCAAAGGTTTCATTAACCCGAATTGTCAAGTTTCTTGAGGAGCCTGAGTTGGAGAACAGAAATACAAGGCGAAAGTGCAATGGGAAAGAGCAGGAGCACTCCATATTTATGAGGGCCAGTGAAATATCTTGGGAGACTGATTCAGAAAATGTCATACTAAGAAACATTAACTTGTTTGTGAAACCAGGAGAAAAGGTAGCTATTTGTGGAGAGGTTGGATCAGGTAAATCTACCCTTCTAACTGCAATTCTTGGAGAGGTGCCAAACATCAAGGGCATGGTAAGTAATCATTTATTCCTTATCCATGGAGTAGACTAAGCCCTCAAGTAGAGAattgtatattttaaatttttcatgaGACTTAGGTCTCCCTCTTACTAATATCTAGAGCATACGATATTTTCCCGATTAATTATTTATGCATCAATTACATGTAGATTTCATAATTCTTATACGATAAAAGTGTTAATAAAGCTTTCTGGATCTATATTTTCAGGTTACTGCCTATGGAAAGATAGCATATGTTTCTCAGACATCTTGGATCCAGACAGGATCTATACAAGAAAACATTCTGTTTGGGTCCCCCATGGATATTCTTAGATATCAAGAAGTGCTTAGAATATGTTCCCTAATAAAAGACCTCGAGATGCTTCCATATGGTGATCTCACAGAAATAGGAGAAAGAGGAGTTACTCTGAGCGGTGGACAAAAGCAGCGTGTTCAACTTGCACGTGCACTCTATCAGGATGCAGATGTATATCTCTTGGATGATCCATTCAGCGCTGTTGATGCACATACTTCCACCACACTATTtcatgtaattatttttaacatcCAATAGGATTTTTCTAGTAGTactcttttattcattttttttcaaggaaaGAAAAATCTAATATGCCTTGTGTCCAGGAATATGTGATGGGAGCTCTATCTAGGAAGACAGTCTTGTTGGTGACTCACCAAGTTGACTTCCTTCCTGCATTTGATTCTGTTTTGGTTGGTATACCAGTGAAATTGTGCTGTTTTCTCTGtgtctttcatttatttattaattttggttggGGTTACTTTCACCACTATGGTTCTGATACCTTGAAAATAACTGAGATTtcattttccattaattttaCTAAACATTTTCAATTATCTGCTGGAAGTGTAGTGAAAAACTCTAGGACTAAATAAACTTCATTTTGTTGGCAGTTTATGACTAAGGGGGATATACTAAGAGCTTCTAAATATGATGAGTTGGCGGCTTCTAGTCAAGAATTTCAAAATCTTGTTAGTGTACACCATGACACTGTTGGTTTTGAGAGAcaagccaagtatgcttcttttagaaaatttgaaccCTCCAAAAGTGAAATTAAGAAGAATTATAGCAAGAAGCAGTTAATGTCATCTCTAGGAGATCAATTGATTaaacaagaagaaagagaaactgGAGACACTGGTTTTAAGCCTTACATACAGTATCTGAATAAGAACAACGGCTTTTTGTACTTCTCCTTGACAACCATATGCCATATCATATTCATATTTGTTCAAATTATTCAAAGCTACTGGTTAGCTGCTCACATCCAGGATTCTCATGTAAATAGAGTGGAGCTTATCACAGTTTACTCAGTGATTGCATGTATCCTAgtactttttttgtttcttagaTCCTTTTATGTAGTTACTTTAAGTTTTGGGGCATCGCGTTTGATCTTTTCTACACTGATGACCTCTCTTTTCCGGGCGCCAATGTCGTTTTATGACTCAACACCTCTGGGAAGGATTCTCAACCGGGTAAGAGTTCAAAACTGAAGTTATATGCTTTCCTTAAGAAAAACACAGTTGGGCTTACACTAATGGTTACTTTTATAGGTATCGTCTGATTTGACTATCATCGACCTTGATGTGGCTTTCAAATTAAGTTTCGCTCTTGGGGCATCTATGCTTATGTACACTAGCTATGCAATATTAGCTCTTCTAACCTGGCCAATCTTGTTTCTCATAATTCCCATGGTTTATCTGACCATACTGTTACAGGTAATACACGCACCAATAACAATTAACAGAATGAttctttcacaaaatttttatatttattgaaaggGAACATTCCCTTGTCCATGCCTCTGGTAATTATTTTGACATATTGCATGATCTATGTATTTACTTAGGGTGTGGCATCAGTGCATTCTCAATTCTCCAATTGGTGGTTTAGTACTTGGTTTTCCAATAGCTTGACATTTAAGATGTTAGTATTTTCTAATACACTGGTTGTCAACTgacataagttaaaactctggATTTTCTATGTTTCTGAATGTTTACCACATTCTTTGATGTCATAATGAAATACTTACAAAATAGAAATCTCCATCCACATCCAGAGGTGTCTTCCTTTTCCTATTATCTGCAGCCTTCTCAACAAATAAATACTGAACCTGTTTTTGTTCGGAAATATAGAGATACTACTTTGCTTCTGCAAAAGAATTGATGCGAACAGATGGTACAACCAAGTCTTTAATCGTCAGCCATCTTGCTGAATCCATTGCTGGAGCCATGACAATTAGAGCTTTTGGGGAGGAGGAGCGGTTCTTTGTAAAGAACTTGAACCTTATTGACAGAAACGCAAGTCCATGCTTTCATAATTTTTCAACAAACGAGTGGCTGATCCAACGTGTGGAAATTCTATGTGCAATTGTTCTCTCATTCTCAGCACTTTCCATGACTTTGCTTCATCTTGGAGCTTCTGCCTCTGGTTAGTAATATCAACTTAACCCAATTGAATTATAATAATCTTATATGTTTCAGTTAAATTCTTGCGGTGCTACTACATCTCATGATTATCAATTCTCTAAGCTTTAGATATGCATTTCTTATAAGCAACATGTAAATCCAACC from Quercus lobata isolate SW786 unplaced genomic scaffold, ValleyOak3.0 Primary Assembly Scq3eQI_2004, whole genome shotgun sequence includes the following:
- the LOC115973118 gene encoding ABC transporter C family member 10-like, with protein sequence MEKGFWTVFCGNSECSSEVGKRCSYGFLSIIDPNTCINNCLVISVNFLFLLMFVYLVLFRTFLRKRIEPLKSKRFSPILIFSAIFNGGLGLAYLGSGFWICYKELNATGTILPLHGWLEMLFQGFTWLMLDFTVIIDSVRLQHTTTAKLCSIVAFMYAGFLYFSSLWVIIVDKMATMEMILDILSLPGAVLLLLCAFRGHKLVETDPYFSYDTSYAPLQSEDDNAKGENCSNENVTPFAKAGFLSTMTFWWLNPLMKQGKEKILEENDIPQLRQEDQAQTCYLMFKKQLSKQKQKATYESPSMFSVIFSCHKREILISGFFALIKVLTVSTGPLFLKAFIEIADGKEAFKYEGYALAGGLFVAKCLESFSERQWFFRTRLIGLQVRSSLSAAIYQKQLQLSNAAKVTHSPGQIMNYVTVDAYRIGEFPYWFHQIWSTIIQLCIALSIVYYAMGLATVGALIVIILTVIATSPLAKLQHKYQTKLMVAQDKRLKAITEALANMKVLKLYAWEKHFKNVIEVLRKEESKWILPVLSQKGHYVSLFWSSQILVSTATFWSCYFLGIPLSTSNVFMFLSSLRIVQEPIRMIPDVAGVFIEAKVSLTRIVKFLEEPELENRNTRRKCNGKEQEHSIFMRASEISWETDSENVILRNINLFVKPGEKVAICGEVGSGKSTLLTAILGEVPNIKGMVTAYGKIAYVSQTSWIQTGSIQENILFGSPMDILRYQEVLRICSLIKDLEMLPYGDLTEIGERGVTLSGGQKQRVQLARALYQDADVYLLDDPFSAVDAHTSTTLFHEYVMGALSRKTVLLVTHQVDFLPAFDSVLFMTKGDILRASKYDELAASSQEFQNLVSVHHDTVGFERQAKYASFRKFEPSKSEIKKNYSKKQLMSSLGDQLIKQEERETGDTGFKPYIQYLNKNNGFLYFSLTTICHIIFIFVQIIQSYWLAAHIQDSHVNRVELITVYSVIACILVLFLFLRSFYVVTLSFGASRLIFSTLMTSLFRAPMSFYDSTPLGRILNRVSSDLTIIDLDVAFKLSFALGASMLMYTSYAILALLTWPILFLIIPMVYLTILLQRYYFASAKELMRTDGTTKSLIVSHLAESIAGAMTIRAFGEEERFFVKNLNLIDRNASPCFHNFSTNEWLIQRVEILCAIVLSFSALSMTLLHLGASASGYVGMALSYGLSLNVYVVFFVLNWSLLETSITSVERLEQYMHIPSEAAEEIEGHQPMHNWPVVGQVKICDLKVRYRPNAPLVLQGISCIFEGGHKIGIVGLTGSGKTTLISALFRLVEPTEGMIIIDGIDISTIGLHDLRSRLGIIPQDPTLFSGSVRYNLDPLSNHTDEEIWEVLGKCQLRETICGKKEGLDSLVMQDGSNWSLGQRQLFCLGRALLKRSQILVLDEATASIDNATDSLIQKTIRTEFTDCTVITVAHRIPTVMDCTKVLAISDGKIAEYDEPLKLMNKEGSLFGQLVKEYWSHSASGSVYSEDF